The following are encoded together in the bacterium genome:
- a CDS encoding serine protease, translating into MRRRVTRGIRSASLIAVALSAGLMCPPLVSRAQEIAGSSSVVALLDITVPPAGKDVFGSGFFVGPEGTVLTNAHVVIGTLRDPDHYRLVALWRAEWFSASVACASFSASDPGPLDLSQTVRPHKDAAEVQLSPAFGSQALEIHGRQWRAHTGPLPVFPALAFAGRDPSAGQQVGSPGYGFSGAPPTLATYRGRVLGLYAAPDGTPVVVVRYAGVVEHGQSGAPVLDASGDVVAMQTWGSVSRPADGAAIAQSALRNPCR; encoded by the coding sequence ATGCGGCGGCGGGTGACGCGCGGGATCCGGTCGGCTTCGCTCATCGCGGTGGCGTTGAGCGCCGGTTTGATGTGCCCGCCGCTCGTGTCGCGCGCGCAGGAGATCGCGGGTTCGAGCAGCGTGGTGGCGTTGCTCGACATTACGGTCCCGCCTGCCGGGAAAGACGTTTTCGGCTCGGGCTTCTTCGTCGGCCCCGAGGGCACCGTGTTGACGAACGCGCACGTCGTGATCGGAACGCTCCGCGATCCGGACCACTACCGCCTCGTCGCGCTGTGGCGCGCCGAGTGGTTCTCGGCATCGGTCGCGTGCGCGTCCTTTTCCGCGTCCGACCCGGGACCTCTTGATTTATCGCAGACCGTCCGTCCCCATAAGGACGCGGCCGAAGTCCAGCTCAGTCCGGCGTTCGGCAGCCAAGCCCTCGAGATCCACGGACGGCAGTGGCGCGCGCACACGGGGCCGCTGCCGGTGTTCCCCGCCCTCGCGTTTGCCGGGCGGGACCCGTCCGCCGGACAGCAGGTCGGGAGCCCGGGGTACGGATTTAGCGGCGCCCCGCCGACCCTTGCGACGTATCGGGGCCGCGTCCTCGGTCTCTACGCGGCGCCCGACGGCACTCCCGTGGTCGTAGTGCGCTACGCGGGGGTGGTGGAACACGGGCAGTCCGGAGCGCCCGTGCTCGACGCGTCGGGTGACGTCGTGGCGATGCAAACGTGGGGGTCGGTCTCCCGCCCCGCCGACGGCGCGGCCATCGCCCAAAGCGCCCTGCGAAATCCGTGCCGATGA
- a CDS encoding response regulator, whose protein sequence is MRTPPLILIADDNPMNVDVLRARLAAHNYDLITAADGEQALAAAREHRPDLILLDVDMPKMDGLEVCRRLRGDDGVPFIPIIMVTAKADSADVVAGLEAGSDEYLTKPFDGAALVARVKSMLRIKALHDTVQAQTAELTEWNRTLEQRVAAQVSEIERVNGLRRFLSPQVAEAILSAGTDKVLESHRREITVAFCDLRGFTAFSETAEPEELMGVLREYHAALGEVIFRFEGTLERFAGDGLMIFFNDPVPCPDPALRAVRMAVEMRTRVTTLADAWRKRGHQLGFGMGIALGFATLGRIGFEGRSDYGAIGAVTNLAARLCGEALAGQILISQRVFATIEDAVDVEPLGEMALRGLSRPVSAYNVLRLKESTA, encoded by the coding sequence GTGCGGACGCCCCCGCTCATCCTCATCGCCGACGACAACCCGATGAACGTCGACGTTCTGCGGGCCCGCCTCGCGGCCCACAACTATGACTTGATTACGGCCGCGGACGGCGAACAGGCGCTCGCGGCGGCGCGAGAACACCGCCCCGATCTCATCCTGCTGGACGTCGACATGCCCAAGATGGACGGCCTCGAGGTCTGCCGGCGGCTGCGCGGCGACGACGGCGTCCCGTTCATTCCCATCATCATGGTCACCGCGAAGGCCGACTCGGCCGACGTCGTCGCGGGGCTCGAGGCCGGCAGCGACGAGTATCTCACCAAGCCGTTTGATGGGGCCGCGCTCGTCGCCCGCGTCAAGTCGATGCTGCGGATCAAAGCGCTGCACGACACCGTGCAGGCGCAGACGGCGGAGCTGACGGAGTGGAATCGGACCCTGGAGCAGCGCGTCGCCGCGCAGGTGAGCGAGATCGAGCGGGTCAACGGACTGAGGCGCTTTCTGTCCCCCCAGGTCGCGGAGGCGATTCTTTCCGCCGGCACCGACAAGGTGCTCGAGAGTCACCGGCGGGAGATCACCGTGGCCTTCTGCGATCTCCGCGGGTTTACGGCTTTTTCGGAGACCGCGGAGCCGGAGGAGTTGATGGGCGTGCTTCGCGAGTATCACGCCGCGCTGGGCGAAGTGATCTTTCGCTTCGAGGGGACGCTGGAGCGTTTCGCCGGGGACGGGTTGATGATCTTCTTCAATGATCCGGTGCCGTGTCCGGACCCCGCGCTGCGCGCCGTTCGCATGGCGGTCGAGATGCGAACGCGCGTGACCACCCTCGCCGACGCGTGGAGAAAACGGGGCCACCAACTGGGGTTTGGGATGGGGATCGCCCTCGGATTCGCGACCCTGGGGCGGATCGGGTTCGAGGGCCGCTCCGATTACGGCGCGATCGGCGCGGTCACGAATCTTGCCGCCCGGCTGTGCGGCGAGGCCCTCGCCGGCCAGATCCTGATCAGCCAGCGTGTCTTTGCGACGATCGAGGACGCGGTGGATGTCGAGCCTTTGGGCGAGATGGCGCTCAGAGGACTGTCGCGGCCGGTCTCCGCCTACAACGTCCTGCGGCTCAAGGAGTCCACCGCCTGA
- a CDS encoding response regulator, with protein sequence MTKRILVTEDNEDNRRIMHDLLVSAGYEVFEAQTGAEGVAAAGTQRPDLILMDIQLPVFDGYEATRRIKADPSLSAIPIIAVTSYALSGDEVKAREAGCDGYMSKPFSPRELLAKVREFLS encoded by the coding sequence ATGACGAAACGTATTCTGGTGACGGAAGACAACGAGGACAACCGGCGCATCATGCACGACCTCCTCGTCAGCGCGGGCTACGAGGTGTTCGAGGCGCAGACCGGCGCGGAGGGCGTCGCCGCGGCCGGGACGCAGCGCCCAGATCTGATTCTCATGGACATCCAGCTGCCGGTGTTCGACGGGTACGAGGCGACGCGGCGGATCAAAGCCGATCCCTCCCTCAGCGCCATCCCCATCATCGCGGTCACCTCGTATGCGCTCAGCGGCGACGAGGTGAAGGCGCGGGAGGCGGGGTGCGACGGCTATATGTCGAAGCCCTTCAGCCCCCGCGAGCTGCTGGCCAAGGTCCGCGAATTCCTCTCCTGA
- a CDS encoding ATP-binding protein, whose protein sequence is MSLQLKLVLLFLLLEDFIFGSFLFLVGRGTLVQQSTVLTGLLLSAVGVGLAAWLARGFVRPLRGLAAAAQKIAQGDLDVRLDVTTKDELGLLADAFNRMAAGLGTTVEALNRKIRESQTLYEISREVNAQVAYEPTLDLIAEQAQHLLHAETGLVALREGETDVFATQAVSGQGADDFAAMRFVLNGGIDERVLDFGAPAAANGDSAGPPEPGVHAELQSVLGVPLKVHDRVIGVLYAAGRDPRRFDADAEHLLAALADQAAMAIETARLHEDVKAYARELEAMVALRTRELKDLNDQLTVASQHKSQFLANMSHELRTPLNAILGYAELILDDIYGAVPDKIRDVLLRMQLSGRHLLRLINDVLDLSKIEAGRAALSLSDYSMQAVAQSVFTSVESLAKAKKIALTVAVPPDLPVGCGDERRITQVLLNLVGNAIKFTDTGEVRIEVAADGGEFLVTVADTGPGIPEADRQRVFEEFQQLDNTSTRNKGGAGLGLAIAKRIVEWHGGRIWVTSQLGVGSTFGFTLPVRAAAAGVA, encoded by the coding sequence ATGAGTTTGCAGCTCAAGCTCGTGCTCCTTTTCCTACTCCTCGAGGACTTCATTTTCGGCAGTTTTCTGTTCCTTGTCGGGCGCGGCACGCTGGTGCAGCAGAGCACGGTGCTGACCGGGCTGTTGCTGTCCGCGGTGGGCGTGGGGCTTGCGGCGTGGCTCGCCCGCGGCTTTGTCCGGCCCCTCCGCGGCCTGGCCGCCGCCGCCCAGAAGATCGCACAGGGAGACCTCGACGTCCGCCTGGACGTCACGACGAAGGACGAGTTGGGGCTGCTCGCCGACGCGTTCAACCGCATGGCCGCCGGCCTCGGGACCACCGTCGAAGCCCTGAACCGCAAGATCCGGGAATCGCAGACCCTGTACGAAATCAGCCGGGAAGTCAACGCGCAGGTGGCCTACGAGCCCACCCTCGACCTCATCGCGGAGCAGGCACAGCATCTGCTCCACGCGGAGACCGGGCTCGTGGCTCTTCGCGAGGGCGAGACCGACGTCTTCGCAACGCAGGCCGTGAGCGGACAGGGCGCCGATGACTTCGCCGCGATGCGCTTCGTTCTTAACGGCGGCATCGACGAGCGCGTGCTGGACTTCGGCGCGCCGGCGGCCGCGAACGGCGACTCGGCGGGTCCCCCCGAGCCCGGCGTCCACGCGGAGCTGCAATCGGTGCTCGGCGTGCCGCTCAAGGTGCACGACCGCGTGATCGGCGTCCTGTACGCGGCCGGTCGAGACCCCCGCCGGTTCGACGCCGACGCCGAGCACCTCTTGGCCGCGCTCGCCGATCAGGCCGCCATGGCCATCGAGACGGCCCGGCTGCACGAGGACGTGAAAGCGTACGCGAGGGAGCTCGAGGCCATGGTGGCCTTGCGGACCCGCGAGCTCAAGGACCTCAACGACCAACTCACCGTCGCCTCCCAGCACAAGTCTCAGTTCCTCGCGAACATGAGCCACGAGCTGCGTACGCCGTTGAACGCCATCCTCGGCTACGCCGAGCTGATCCTGGACGACATCTACGGCGCGGTCCCGGACAAGATTCGGGACGTCCTGCTGCGGATGCAGCTGAGCGGCCGGCACCTTCTCCGGTTGATCAACGACGTGCTGGACCTCTCCAAGATCGAAGCGGGACGGGCGGCCCTGTCGCTGAGCGATTACTCGATGCAGGCCGTCGCCCAATCGGTCTTCACCTCCGTGGAATCCCTCGCCAAGGCGAAGAAGATCGCCCTGACCGTGGCGGTGCCGCCCGATCTTCCGGTGGGGTGCGGAGACGAACGGCGGATCACGCAGGTCCTCTTGAACCTGGTCGGCAACGCGATCAAGTTCACCGACACGGGTGAGGTGCGGATCGAGGTGGCCGCGGACGGCGGGGAGTTCCTCGTGACGGTTGCGGACACGGGCCCCGGGATTCCGGAAGCCGATCGGCAGCGGGTCTTCGAGGAATTCCAACAACTCGACAACACGAGCACGCGCAACAAAGGCGGCGCGGGCCTCGGGCTCGCCATCGCGAAGCGGATCGTCGAGTGGCACGGCGGGCGGATCTGGGTCACCTCGCAGCTCGGCGTGGGGTCGACGTTCGGGTTCACGCTGCCGGTTCGCGCGGCAGCGGCGGGGGTGGCGTGA
- a CDS encoding PAS domain-containing protein, whose translation MAQRPIELILLRQVAATLAQPMCVVDEQEVLLYCNQAAERLLDLRGDEVGEVLLPQRLALLSATDATGTLLDPAALSIRAVMRRKQPAHQTLGLIDRAGLARRIVMTAFPIIRQGDRLLGAVAIFWDA comes from the coding sequence ATGGCTCAGCGCCCGATCGAGCTGATCCTGCTCAGACAAGTCGCGGCGACCCTGGCCCAGCCGATGTGCGTGGTCGACGAGCAGGAAGTGTTACTCTACTGCAACCAGGCCGCCGAACGGCTACTTGACCTCCGCGGAGACGAGGTCGGCGAGGTGCTCCTGCCGCAGCGCCTGGCGCTTCTTTCCGCGACGGACGCCACGGGAACGCTGCTCGATCCGGCGGCACTCTCCATCCGCGCCGTGATGCGCCGAAAACAACCTGCACATCAGACTCTCGGGCTCATCGACCGGGCCGGCCTCGCGCGGCGTATCGTCATGACGGCGTTCCCGATCATACGGCAGGGAGATCGCCTTCTCGGCGCCGTCGCCATCTTCTGGGACGCCTGA
- a CDS encoding MBL fold metallo-hydrolase, producing the protein MEVTLWGVRGSIPSPGPSTVRYGGNTSCVGVQGSGGRTVILDAGTGIRRLGEVIRPNEGRLDLLLTHLHADHVQGLPFFEPLFASGLNLHIWAPAAAPDALRAGLARYLSPPVSALPLRDLPCRLTLHHVPGGPLDVPGFQIIADYVCHPAPTVGYRVSDGDAAVCYLPDHEPALATGGRFDAPQWTSGYDLAKGAALLIHDAQYTPEEYAVRRGWGHSTAPDAVALARVARAALLVLFHHDPDRDDAALDALLEDAERRAAPLPCVSGREGMRFAL; encoded by the coding sequence ATGGAAGTCACCCTGTGGGGCGTGCGCGGCTCGATTCCAAGCCCCGGCCCGAGCACCGTCCGCTACGGGGGCAACACCTCCTGTGTCGGGGTACAAGGTTCCGGCGGACGAACCGTGATTCTCGACGCCGGCACCGGGATCAGGCGCTTGGGCGAGGTGATTCGGCCAAACGAAGGGCGGCTCGATCTGCTGCTCACGCACCTCCACGCGGATCACGTTCAGGGACTGCCGTTTTTCGAGCCGCTGTTCGCCTCCGGCTTGAATCTGCACATCTGGGCGCCGGCCGCGGCGCCCGACGCACTCCGGGCCGGGCTGGCACGCTATCTGTCGCCGCCCGTCTCCGCGCTTCCGCTGCGGGATCTCCCGTGCCGCCTGACCCTCCACCATGTGCCCGGCGGGCCGCTGGATGTGCCGGGGTTTCAGATCATCGCGGACTATGTCTGTCATCCCGCCCCTACCGTCGGGTACCGCGTTTCAGACGGAGACGCCGCCGTGTGTTACCTGCCGGACCACGAGCCCGCATTGGCGACCGGCGGCCGGTTCGACGCGCCGCAGTGGACGTCCGGATACGATCTGGCGAAGGGCGCGGCGCTGCTCATCCACGACGCGCAGTACACCCCGGAAGAGTACGCCGTGCGCCGGGGCTGGGGGCACAGCACGGCACCGGACGCCGTTGCGCTGGCGCGGGTTGCGCGGGCGGCGCTGCTGGTGCTGTTCCACCACGATCCCGACCGCGATGATGCCGCGCTCGACGCGCTGCTCGAGGACGCGGAGCGCCGGGCGGCGCCGCTGCCGTGCGTGAGCGGCCGGGAAGGCATGCGCTTCGCATTGTGA
- a CDS encoding SLC13 family permease gives MSERGPASRSPEPLERLVRRVPFFQDLDRIDVARLVGALEKVHFVAGSSIFIEGAEADSLYLLETGKVEVSVKAESGERPVAVVAAPGYFGELGLLLARRSASVRAISDVEAWTLPRHRFNRVVRERGAVGVAVAASLARLVEDRTREHAGVAAAPRQSQGAAPVTTAAAPSRVSQITAVAVPIILPFILWWAPPPAGLSPQGWHVMVIVVGAAAGWLLQPVPDFAIALAMMAAWGLIGLVPIPVAFGGFASPTWVLAFGAVGLAAAMARSGLFFRLALLLLRILPATYTGQLLALLIGGVLTTPLVPSAGARIASAAGLAHELAQALGYAGRSRASAGLAFAGVIGYTTFSSTFLTGLATNFFVLGLLPRAERARVDWFTWLRGAAPVGALVLLGALAALWLLFRPERPPTISHEALQRQYRVLGAPSKHEIVTAAAVAVFLAGMVLEPVLHADPAWFATTALVVSLAGGVLDRATFRSGIAWGFLVLFGLLVNSGAVFHSVGIDRWIAGWLVPVARLAGPSAMVVLLGAVVAACRLALPRVPANFLLTLGLIPIAPQLGLSPWLVGFIVLTVGNTWLLPSLSDFYILMRDGTKGEMFTDRDGLRMGVVLTLLVLAAIAASVPYWRAIGLISG, from the coding sequence ATGAGCGAGCGGGGCCCGGCATCGCGTTCCCCTGAGCCGCTGGAACGCCTCGTGCGCCGCGTGCCGTTCTTTCAGGATCTTGACCGCATAGACGTCGCCCGGCTGGTTGGGGCGCTCGAAAAGGTTCACTTCGTAGCCGGATCTTCGATTTTCATCGAGGGGGCGGAGGCGGACTCGCTGTATCTGCTCGAGACCGGCAAGGTTGAGGTCAGCGTGAAGGCGGAAAGCGGCGAGCGGCCGGTGGCCGTGGTCGCGGCGCCCGGGTACTTCGGCGAACTCGGCCTGCTGCTCGCACGCCGCAGCGCCTCCGTGCGGGCGATCTCAGACGTCGAGGCTTGGACACTGCCGCGCCACCGATTCAATCGAGTGGTCCGGGAGCGGGGGGCGGTAGGCGTGGCCGTGGCGGCGTCGCTCGCCCGACTTGTCGAAGACCGCACCCGGGAGCATGCGGGAGTCGCGGCAGCGCCGCGCCAATCGCAAGGGGCCGCGCCGGTGACAACCGCGGCGGCGCCGTCCCGTGTGTCGCAAATCACCGCGGTTGCCGTTCCAATCATCCTTCCCTTCATCTTGTGGTGGGCCCCGCCTCCGGCCGGTCTGAGCCCGCAAGGTTGGCATGTTATGGTCATTGTCGTCGGCGCGGCGGCAGGATGGCTGCTCCAACCCGTGCCCGACTTCGCGATCGCGCTTGCGATGATGGCGGCGTGGGGGTTGATTGGGCTCGTCCCGATTCCCGTCGCCTTCGGGGGGTTTGCGAGTCCGACATGGGTGCTCGCCTTTGGGGCGGTCGGGCTCGCCGCCGCGATGGCGCGTTCAGGTCTGTTCTTCAGACTCGCCCTGCTGCTCCTGAGAATCTTGCCGGCGACGTACACCGGCCAGCTCCTAGCGCTGCTGATTGGAGGCGTGCTGACCACTCCGCTCGTGCCGAGTGCAGGGGCGAGGATCGCGTCTGCCGCCGGGCTTGCGCACGAACTGGCGCAGGCTCTCGGCTATGCGGGGCGAAGCCGCGCGAGCGCGGGACTGGCGTTCGCGGGCGTCATCGGTTACACCACGTTCAGCAGCACCTTCCTGACCGGGCTGGCCACGAATTTTTTCGTGCTCGGTCTGCTGCCGCGGGCCGAACGCGCCCGCGTCGATTGGTTCACCTGGTTGCGCGGCGCCGCGCCGGTCGGGGCTCTCGTGCTTCTCGGCGCGCTCGCGGCTCTCTGGCTGCTGTTTCGTCCTGAACGCCCGCCCACGATTTCTCACGAGGCCCTGCAGCGCCAGTACCGCGTGTTGGGCGCGCCCTCGAAACACGAGATCGTGACGGCCGCGGCCGTCGCCGTCTTCTTGGCCGGCATGGTGCTTGAACCGGTGCTCCACGCCGACCCGGCCTGGTTCGCGACGACGGCCCTCGTCGTCAGCCTGGCCGGAGGCGTCCTCGATCGCGCGACGTTCCGCAGCGGAATCGCGTGGGGGTTTCTCGTGCTCTTCGGACTCCTCGTCAATTCGGGGGCCGTGTTTCACAGCGTCGGGATCGACCGCTGGATCGCCGGCTGGCTGGTTCCGGTTGCTCGCCTCGCCGGCCCGTCGGCCATGGTGGTCCTGCTCGGCGCGGTCGTCGCGGCGTGCCGCCTCGCGCTTCCCCGCGTCCCGGCAAACTTCTTGCTCACCCTTGGCCTGATTCCGATCGCGCCGCAGCTCGGACTGTCACCGTGGCTTGTCGGGTTTATCGTGCTGACCGTCGGAAACACGTGGCTGCTGCCGAGCCTCAGCGATTTCTACATCCTCATGCGGGACGGCACAAAGGGCGAGATGTTTACCGACCGCGACGGGCTCCGAATGGGCGTTGTGCTGACCTTGTTGGTCCTCGCCGCTATCGCGGCGAGCGTGCCCTACTGGCGTGCGATCGGATTGATCTCCGGCTAG
- a CDS encoding cyclic nucleotide-binding domain-containing protein — protein MATQRSSKVAALEKISLFEGLSQRDLEKVSRLTEEVAVPAGRRIAAAGETGRELFIIVDGRARVTTRRGRAIHLGPGDSFGEISLIDGEPRSADVDAVTPMRLLVVGYREFWGLLDDHLPIVRKVVRTLARRLREAERPV, from the coding sequence ATGGCAACGCAGCGATCGAGCAAGGTCGCGGCCTTGGAAAAAATCTCGCTGTTCGAAGGGCTCTCGCAGCGCGACCTAGAGAAGGTCTCTCGACTGACAGAGGAGGTCGCGGTCCCTGCCGGGCGCCGCATCGCCGCGGCGGGGGAAACGGGGCGGGAGCTGTTCATCATCGTCGACGGCCGGGCCCGGGTCACGACCCGTCGCGGCCGTGCAATCCACCTCGGACCCGGCGACTCGTTCGGTGAGATCAGCCTGATCGACGGCGAGCCGCGTTCGGCCGACGTCGACGCCGTTACGCCGATGCGGCTCCTCGTCGTCGGCTACCGCGAATTCTGGGGACTGCTCGACGATCATCTGCCGATCGTCCGCAAGGTCGTCCGCACGCTCGCCCGCCGTCTGAGAGAGGCGGAACGGCCGGTCTAG
- a CDS encoding M20 family metallopeptidase translates to MVVKVDEIVRHVDAKRDAFVALADEIWRLAEIRFNERKSVAAHIGALEEEGFRVTRNVGGMDTAFVAESGTGGPVIGFLGEYDGLAGLSQEAGVAQPETATPGAVGHGCGHNLLGAGAALAAVALRNHLMSTGTKGTVRFYGCPAEEGGSGKTFMARAGAFDDLDAAVSWHPGCFASVMSRSSLANFQVYWRFTGRASHAAGAPHLGRSALDAVELMNIGVNFLREHMPSSARVHYSITDAGGISPNVVQPRAEVLYLIRAPEVGAARRLFDRVRKIADGAALMTETRVEMEIDKACSNIIPNMALAEAMYENLKRVGPVPFDAADVAFAGAIRKTLTPDDIAHSIEMYGAPEAASEPLYGAPVPLDPTPRLIGGSTDVGDVSWIIPTVQLWGACFAVGTPGHSWQLVAQGMAPAAHKGMVHASKVMAATALDAIRDPELLRRAKTELKERVGSGGYTCPIPDEVVPPPLRRARGA, encoded by the coding sequence GTGGTCGTCAAGGTTGACGAGATCGTCCGCCACGTCGACGCGAAACGCGACGCCTTCGTCGCGCTCGCCGACGAGATTTGGCGGCTCGCGGAGATCCGCTTCAACGAGCGCAAGTCCGTCGCCGCGCACATCGGGGCGCTTGAAGAAGAAGGCTTCCGCGTCACCCGCAACGTCGGCGGCATGGACACGGCGTTCGTCGCCGAGTCCGGTACCGGCGGTCCGGTGATCGGCTTCCTCGGCGAGTATGACGGGCTCGCGGGCCTCAGCCAGGAGGCCGGCGTGGCGCAGCCCGAGACGGCGACGCCGGGAGCGGTCGGCCACGGCTGCGGCCACAACCTGCTCGGCGCGGGCGCCGCGCTCGCCGCGGTGGCGCTCCGCAACCACCTGATGAGCACCGGCACCAAGGGTACGGTGCGCTTCTACGGGTGTCCGGCGGAAGAGGGCGGGTCGGGCAAGACGTTCATGGCCCGCGCCGGCGCGTTCGACGACCTCGACGCCGCCGTCTCCTGGCATCCGGGGTGCTTCGCGAGCGTGATGTCGCGGAGCTCACTCGCGAACTTTCAGGTGTACTGGCGATTCACCGGCCGCGCCTCGCACGCCGCGGGCGCGCCCCACCTCGGGCGCAGCGCCCTGGATGCCGTCGAGCTGATGAACATCGGCGTCAACTTTCTGCGCGAGCACATGCCGTCGAGCGCGCGCGTTCACTACTCGATCACCGACGCGGGCGGCATCTCGCCGAACGTCGTTCAGCCGCGCGCCGAGGTGCTGTATCTCATCCGCGCGCCGGAAGTCGGCGCCGCGCGCAGGCTCTTCGACCGGGTGAGGAAGATCGCCGACGGCGCCGCGCTGATGACCGAGACGCGGGTGGAGATGGAGATCGACAAGGCCTGCTCCAACATCATCCCCAACATGGCGCTCGCCGAGGCGATGTACGAGAATCTGAAGCGCGTCGGCCCGGTGCCCTTCGACGCCGCGGACGTCGCGTTCGCCGGAGCGATCCGCAAGACGCTCACCCCGGACGACATCGCGCACAGTATCGAGATGTACGGCGCGCCGGAAGCGGCGTCCGAGCCGCTCTACGGCGCGCCGGTGCCGCTCGATCCCACGCCGCGCCTCATCGGCGGCTCGACCGACGTCGGCGACGTCAGCTGGATCATCCCTACCGTGCAATTGTGGGGCGCGTGCTTTGCGGTGGGGACCCCGGGCCACTCGTGGCAGCTCGTGGCCCAAGGCATGGCGCCGGCGGCGCACAAGGGCATGGTCCACGCCTCGAAGGTGATGGCGGCGACCGCGCTCGACGCGATCCGGGATCCGGAGCTGTTGCGGCGGGCGAAGACCGAGCTCAAGGAGCGGGTCGGCAGCGGCGGGTACACCTGCCCGATTCCGGACGAGGTCGTGCCGCCGCCGTTGCGGAGGGCGCGAGGGGCCTGA
- a CDS encoding CDP-diacylglycerol diphosphatase, whose protein sequence is MKSRSVRAPWSRIWAFALACLLIAVLFTGTASSDPNVLWNIVHTMCVPNERQHGSPAPCRLVDVSKGEQNGYVVLKDLVGATQFLLIPTARVTGIESPLLLAAGAPNYFAYAWRSRDYIDGVLHKTMSRDDISLAINSVTGRSQNQLHIHIDCVRAGVRDTLKRQERAIGGRWAPLAVSFAGHQYLAVKVDGEGLNRTNPFTLLADGVPGARLDMGHHTLVVVGATFSDGRPGFYILDGRTAPGDDASGEELQDHDCAVAK, encoded by the coding sequence GTGAAGTCGCGCAGCGTACGGGCGCCGTGGTCCCGGATCTGGGCGTTCGCCCTCGCCTGCCTCCTCATCGCGGTACTCTTCACCGGGACGGCGTCCTCGGACCCCAACGTCCTTTGGAACATCGTGCACACCATGTGCGTCCCGAACGAGCGACAACACGGCAGCCCGGCGCCGTGCCGGCTGGTGGATGTAAGCAAGGGCGAGCAGAACGGCTACGTGGTACTCAAAGATTTGGTCGGCGCGACGCAGTTTCTGCTCATTCCGACCGCGCGCGTGACCGGAATCGAGAGTCCGCTTCTCCTTGCCGCGGGCGCGCCGAACTACTTCGCCTACGCGTGGCGATCCCGCGACTACATCGACGGCGTCCTGCACAAGACGATGTCCCGTGACGACATCTCGCTCGCGATCAACTCGGTGACCGGCCGGTCGCAGAACCAGCTCCACATCCACATCGATTGCGTGCGCGCCGGCGTCCGCGATACCCTGAAACGGCAGGAAAGGGCGATCGGCGGCCGCTGGGCCCCTCTGGCCGTGTCGTTCGCCGGGCACCAGTACCTGGCCGTGAAAGTCGACGGCGAGGGGCTCAACCGGACCAACCCCTTCACCCTCCTGGCCGACGGTGTGCCGGGCGCCCGGCTGGACATGGGGCATCATACACTCGTTGTCGTGGGGGCGACGTTCTCGGACGGCCGGCCCGGGTTTTACATCCTCGACGGCCGCACGGCCCCGGGCGACGACGCGAGCGGTGAAGAGCTTCAGGACCACGATTGCGCCGTCGCCAAATGA